One stretch of Prunus persica cultivar Lovell chromosome G1, Prunus_persica_NCBIv2, whole genome shotgun sequence DNA includes these proteins:
- the LOC109946695 gene encoding uncharacterized protein LOC109946695: protein MDRASGSIAHPPYFDGNNYGAWKAKMKSFLWSLDERVWSTVVHGFPKPTKKIGKGDEETTILKAREEWTTAEVTHSTNNQKGLNALCTAVSSDQFEYISGCDTSKEAWDILQVTHEGTDTVKGAKLQMHTLQFETLMMDENETFSEFYAKLCVIVNACSSLGEKIPEDRVVKKILRSLPQRFQPKITAIEEIRDLNTLKVQELIGSIQTYEMKHLAPKKSKNVAFKVVNEEDDGHSKEDCSDDELTILTRRFMNFLKNQDPRSRDSKGINSKNRFVNYTDGGSKFRRSNERKNPREKVQCFECEGYGHISSECANTLKKQKDGKNKAMHTTWSDSESECENDEKTVALITTVSLDESHEDDDCKEVAMLKLKNCRIANELQSPDADSEKVSAGMNEKLMFLQKKLTDQNKLIASLTSDNKALELELKNSKERIVSLTIGAEKIDKMISMGRRDGDKRGLGFQPSNKSSAVSKTKFVKSTSPIEPSAAHEVKKFIPICHFCGTRGHIRPRCNKLRNEFVHSNSHGMGGKGLISYINPTDLWKFLLILDWIFGVGSHWQIKIGFM, encoded by the exons ATGGATCGTGCCTCGGGCTCAATTGCACatccaccatattttgatggcaACAACTATGGCGCTTGGAAGGCCAAAATGAAGTCGTTTCTTTGGTCCTTAGATGAACGTGTATGGAGTACAGTGGTTCATGGATTTCCTAAACCCACAAAGAAAATCGGAAAAGGAGATGAAGAAACCACAATCCTCAAAGCTAGAGAGGAGTGGACCACTGCAGAAGTCACACACAGCACTAATAATCAAAAGGGGTTAAATGCTTTATGTACTGCTGTCTCTTCAGAtcaatttgaatatatatctGGTTGTGATACTTCTAAGGAAGCTTGGGATATTTTGCAGGTTACTCATGAAGGAACAGATACTGTCAAGGGAGCCAAGCTTCAAATGCATACTTTACAGTTTGAGACACTCATGATGGATGAGAATGAaactttttctgaattttatgCTAAACTATGTGTAATTGTGAATGCTTGTTCAAGTTTAGGTGAAAAAATTCCAGAAGACAGGGTTGTGAAAAAGATTTTGAGATCCTTGCCTCAACGATTTCAACCAAAGATCACGGCTATTGAAGAGATCCGTGACTTGAACACCTTGAAAGTTCAAGAACTCATAGGGTCCATACAAACCTATGAGATGAAACATCTAGCTCCTAAAAAGAGCAAAAACGTTGCTTTCAAGGTTgtgaatgaagaagatgatgggcATTCAAAGGAAGATTGCAGTGATGACGAATTAACAATTCTCACAAGACGATTCATGAACTTTCTCAAGAATCAGGATCCAAGGAGTCGAGATTCAAAAGGtataaattctaaaaataggTTTGTTAACTATACTGATGGTGGGTCTAAATTTCGCAGGTCAAATGAACGAAAGAATCCAAGAGAAAAGGTCCAATGTTTCGAATGTGAAGGCTATGGACACATATCTTCGGAATGTGCCAACaccttaaagaaacaaaaggatgGCAAGAATAAGGCAATGCATACTACTTGGAGTGATAGTGAATCGGAATGCGAGAATGATGAAAAGACGGTTGCACTCATAACCACAGTTAGCTTGGATGAATCACATGAGGATGATGATTGTAAAGAAGTTGCTATGCTGAAGCTGAAAAATTGCAGGATTGCAAACGAGCTTCAATCCCCTGATGCAGATTCCGAAAAGGTAAGTGCAGGTATGAACGAAAAATTGATGTTTTTGCAGAAAAAATTGACTGAtcagaataaattaattgCTTCTCTAACTTCTGACAACAAAGCCCTTGAACTTGaacttaaaaattcaaaggaaAGGATTGTTTCTTTAACCATTGGTGCAGAAAAAATTGACAAGATGATTAGCATGGGACGAAGAGATGGTGACAAACGAGGCTTGGGATTTCAACCAAGTAATAAGTCTTCCGCTGTgtctaaaacaaagtttgtcaaATCCACTTCACCTATTGAACCTTCTGCCGCTCATGaagtcaaaaaatttattccaATTTGTCACTTTTGCGGAACTCGTGGGCACATAAGACCAAGATGCAATAAGCTTCGAAACGAATTTGTTCATTCAAATTCTCATGGCATGGGTGGAAAA GGATTGATAAGCTATATCAATCCTACTGACCTCTGGAAGTTTTTGCTGATCTTAGACTGGATTTTTGGCGTTGGATCACATTGGCAGATTAAGATTGGGTTTATGTGA